TGtattcatatgagtgcaggacaatagtcccgcgggtggccgatgcgcacagcatcatagtaacctatgatgctgtgcgttcCTGTGTGcatgatgtatgccgctccgggacatatggcatgcTCATATACCAGCTTAAATGTGTTTAATTGATTTTAcgaaaaaattaagtaaaatcgTATCAATATGAATAATATTCTCTACGAATATTTGCTAATTCGAGATTAATATTTGTTTTTCAAAATATTCAAGATCGGCTGAATAATGTATTAAACTAATAAtgaatagcaatatagtgaaatgtatttattctttggttagaatataccatcggatctgagttttcacgatcgcagggaaaactcagatccgatagtatattctaacccaaaGGCATTCCCAtgttgacggggacgcttgtcggggaggtatatgctaacaactgtacagattggggggaaaaaaagacggacattctaaataacgaatatattcgctatattgctatatatatttgttttttagaatattcgtcattttctaAATCAAGACTATATAGCAGTATAGCGAATATTCTCTaaatacaaatatagagcaatttagctaatatagtgctaaagAAATTGTATagtcttatagattttttttttctcttctgaacttcagattttgaaaaaaaattgcactattaaaaaaagattatagcactatatttgcttagctaaattgctctgtttgtattttcttgaatattcgctatattgctatttattcttgttttagaatatgacgaatattcttaaaacgaatatatagcactatatttactgcaatatattattttttgatcaacttcacattacgcgatttttacattttagattaatcgcaatacgaatattcgctaatACGAAACAAATATTCTAGGGAATATTTGCTAAATATCTTAAATTTGAAAATGggacctgccactcatcactaataataagggtgacaggggacaaccctgacgggtgcctctagaCAACAAAAAACAAGGGGAGAAGTCACCATTAATAGTGACCTTTGATCCGTGAACGCATGTACGAACGGGACTGGTTGAGCGACCTAGAGGGGCGGGACTTTTGGAGAGCATAAAGGGAGGTCCATTCGAGCGCGCGCACACGtataccccgcatcccctgacgaagccgcaacagcggcgaaacatgtcgggaggggtgtagttATGCGAACCTATTTTTAGGCAGTGTGTTTAAGTGAGTGAGAGGAGTACCGGCCATACAATATATGGTATATTAAAGAGGAATAGTGAGGCGAAGATAGTTCAGAGATTGATGTGGTGGTTCAATACCTACCTCTAGTGCCAAGCAGCGTTACTGCAGGCACCTGTTTGCTCAGCGGTGTTTGTACAATAGAAATGTGCCTACATTGACCTCTATGAAATAAATAGAGGCAACATTGTAGCCATTCAGAAGCATTGCAATAGTGTGACATTCTAAAAGGGGAATGGCAATAATATATGAGATTCAGTACGACTAAAACTGAAACCAGATATAGGTCCTATAAATATAGGCCTTCTAGACCTCTATGAAATAAATAGAGGCAACATTGTAGCCATTCAGAAGCATTGCAATAGTGTGACATTCTAAAAGGGGAATGGCATTAACATATGGGATTCAGCACGACTAAAACTGAAACTAAATATAGGCCTTCTAGATGTACTTCAAATACAAACAAAGTGTAGAAAACACGCGCTGAGCCCACATTGGGAATCTTATACGAGTCCATAATAAAGGGGAGGTTCCACATATCAACGGCCCTCAAACTATACAATAAAAGATATCTATTGTATAGAGCCGGATACAAATATTTTGTTATAAAAGGTTGCAAAATCCAGGCAACCAGATATATTGACTATTATCTCATAACTCCTTACCACTGAtagttttaatcaatttttctttgtttttttctcaacTAGATGTGTGTTAGTAAATGAATTATGAATAAAGTTATGATTTTAACTGCCAAAtagggatccctaaagggatttttttggtcCTACAGACCAATAGAACATTATAAGTCACCATTAATGTTCAATCTCGCAGTTGGAGAGCTATATAAAAGCCAAACCAAGCTAATAAATCTAGATCCAAATTCCATACTTTCTAACACCTTTCAAAGGAATTTCCACTCCACCCTTTCAAACACCTTACAGatgtccaaagacaggatggagggGGAATCCTCCCCGGGGGACTGTATATTTGCGAAAAGACAATGGGTGCCTTTGCTAGGAATAAACCTGATCAGGGTGAATAACCAAGGAAATAACTTTGGAGAGCGTAATAGCCAGCATTTTTGCTAAAAGTTTAACATCGGTATTAAGGAGCGATATCTGTCTGTAGGACTCTGTCTCTGTTTTAATATTAGTGCAATTATCGCTTCACTCATTGACTCGAGTAATATACCCTCCTCCAAGGAGTTATCAAGTACACTCGGTAAATTTGGGAGTATCACATCGCTGTATTTGCGGAAAAAACTCATAGGGGAGGCAATCTGAACCCGGAGAGGAAATTCcagaacagaccttcagtagaGCCATAAGCTCCTGAAGGGAAAATTCTAGATCAAGGGAGTTCCTCTGTATTTCAGTAAGAAACTGAAATTTAATGGAGTTCAGATAGGACTCCATCTTATCATCCGAACTATCGTTACTAGTTCTATATATTTCTGAAAAATGAGATCCCTTTATTTTTTCCTGATTTACAGTAAATGTTgcctatttgtttttttttaaagtcttgatTAGATATCAatattactgcaggccagtggactataggccccaaaaattatttattcaccatacagaaaagaacaattgataatgtggctggaggtacattaggtggtcaccatataacaattttacttttggccagttagattacaggccccaaaaattatgcattcaccatacataaaagatcaagtgattatgtggctggaggtatattagacggtcaatggatatcaattttactgcaggccagtggaatacaggccccaaaaattattaattcaccggacagaaaacatcaagtgattatgtggctggaggtataataaacattcaatggatatcaattttactgcaggccagtggaatgcaggccccaaaaattattaattcaatgtacagaaaagaaaaaatgattatgtggccggaagtatattagatggttattggatatcaattttactgcaggctagtacaaatacatgtcaaatacatatgtttaaaataactaaaaatataaaattggattaaaaacatggctaacaaaatcccccctcttgaaaaaaataacaaatgataatggttgaaattcgataacacaaagttgtcacaggtgttgaattcctccctggccccaaacattaggcattcaccggacagaaaaggccttttatgttgcTGTATtcacataagacagggaccattctttgttctgggtggtggcagatatgtgtgggctggcatgaggaaatttaattaaccctcctcttatgttagCTTTCTGTTACTATCCATGATGTTAGCGGGTCGGTTTTGACCCGTGTCTTAAATCAGCCATAAAATACTCTCTGAACAATTATTTATCATCCAATTTGTTTCTTACCTCTTGGTTACCTTGTTAGGCTTCTTTATCCTTGAAAagattggttttaatatttttggtgtgaccccttagacctttcttttgataGCATACCTCTcattttcaaatttaaaaaatggtaaaataaacctcaataaaaTATTATAAGTAAATAAAAGGTTGTTATGTCACCAGAATGTTGCCGAGGAGTATTTGAACACatctcttaactttttttttttagattttttattttattttaataacatTAACTATAATAACATTGATGGTGTTGGGGTCAATTTTGACCCGTATATATTTACTTCAATAAAATatccaaaagtcttttttttttaacataaaacatTCATAAACAATGAAAAGCAAGTAATAATACAAAATGTAGACTTGCAAGGTCAAACAAACAACACACAATCAAGCAAGGCAAACCAATAGAAATCAAGTACTACTTTCAAAGCATCTTTGTGCAAGAACTTGCATGTATTTGTGTGGGTGTTTTTAGATGCATGTGTGGCAAAAGCTGACACTTTTAGCATGTTCTTTGCAGATATATTTTTTACAGTGGAAGCATAATGTGTGTGTCTTTCTGTCCTTATTGCTGGGGCAGACCTGACACCTCTTTCTTTTAGAATCAGATGGCATCACTGGAGTTGTGGCTGTGCTGGTTGATGTTGAGGCAaggctagatgatgatgatgaggatgctGGCACTACTTCTCTTTGTGTTGTTGATGGTGTGGATGGAGTGCTTGATGAACTCTGCATCTGTCTGATCATGGCTGCACTGATTGGATCTCGAGACACGCGTTTCCTTTGCTCAATGTGTGCcttgttatttttttgtgtgttccaACCTGGGTGGATGTGGGTCCATAACACAAATGCATTGTATGCAGACACATCTAGGATGTTATAAAACACAGCCATCGGCCATCTCCTGGTCATTCGCTGACAAGTATAGGTAGCAGTCAGCTTGTCCAGGTTGTCCACTCCTCCTTTGTTTTTATTGTAATCCAGGATAATTGTGGGCTTTTTGTCACTTCTTGATGACACAGCTGCATCTTTATGAAAAGTGGACATAAGTATCACATTTTTTTTTGGACAATATGAAACAACAGTTGTGGTGTCTGTAAAAGCAAATTTTGAAGAAAGTGGAGCTCTGTCCTTCACCTGCAAAATTTCAGTGTGCAGctcaggtttatttttttttattgtgcctaccatggtgagttTCCTCCTGAGAAGTTCTTGTCCAAGGTCATAGCTagtaaaaaaattgtcacacgtgATATTGTGACCCCGCAGTCCAATAGTCAAATCAAGGACTACACATTGTCCTTGTTTTTTCTCAGGGATGCCACTTTCGGGTTTGCCGGTGTAAATTTGTAGGTTCCATGCATAGCTTGTTTTTGCATTACAGGCTGCCCAGATTTTTATGCCGTATTTGCCTGGCTTACTGGGCATATACTGCCGGAAGGGGCAATTTCCACGGAAAGGGATCAAACGTTCATCTACTGTTACCTGAGGCCCAGGGTTAAACATTAGTGGAAGGAGCTGAACCCATTTCTCCCAGACATCCCTTATGGGAGCAAGCTTGTCAGATTTTGCTCTAGTATCTCTGTTGTCAAATCTGAAAACTCTTGATATCATTCGAAAGGTGTGAAGTGACATTGTTGCTGAGAAGATATATCTGCCTCTTGACTTGTCCCAAAGACTATCAGTGGCCTCATTATAGGATCTGTACACTCCAGCGAGAAGAAGAACACCAATATAAGCATCTAGGCATTCCTCATTTATGTCATTCCACATGTTGCCATGGACTTTTTTTCCTTCAAGGTTTGTCATTGCAATGATCACTTTTTTTAGTGACAATGGCATGAACAGTTCAAAACATGTTTTGATGTCACTTACTCTCGTCACTGTAAACTTTGTGATCCCAGGGGTCATTTTGATTACATCTGCAGCAGCTGCCCTGCCATGTAAGTCAGGAGGTTCTGAACTCCAACAGATCTTACCACTTTTGGATTTGAATGTTTCAGCAGGAACAGCAGCAGGTTCAGCACTGGTGGCCTCCTCATCAGACTCATCAGATGTGTCTATGTATTCTGGTTGATACTCTACTTCATCTTCTGCCTCAGAAACCTGCTCATCCATATCGCTATGCTGCTCTGTGTCCTCTGCCTCATTTTCATCCAAGATATAATCCAGTATTTGACTCCCTGTAAATCTTCTCACTCTTGCATGCTGCATATTGGAGATGATTACTCTGCAAGTCAGCAACTCTGAAATGTATTGGTCCtatgtttctttactttatttagagAAGCAGACAAGCAGGCAAAGAGATAGGCCCCTCCCTAACTACAGCCACAGGGCCGAGAGGTGATTGGCTGTCAGTGTTACTAAGCAGAGAAAGTGTTTATGATTTCAGTTTTGGCACTTATTAGTGTCCTATAATCCTATATTATAACTGGGTCAGAATTGACCCTAACACCATAAAGGTCTTAATTTTCACCAcagtattttataatttagtgaaaaggattatttttctattacattgtttaaatagaggttcctgacaaagtaaaaaaatcttgatgcaataaataaatttatgcgatacttatagacattcaaaacctgaaaacgggtcggttctgaccctaacataagaggagggttaaacgtggtcgtcataggtgtttaattcctctgagatccatggctcattcattttttgaaatgtgaggtcGTCCACACTGCCGTGAGCTacgcgagtgcgcttatcagttacaa
This portion of the Bufo gargarizans isolate SCDJY-AF-19 chromosome 1, ASM1485885v1, whole genome shotgun sequence genome encodes:
- the LOC122929755 gene encoding piggyBac transposable element-derived protein 4-like, yielding MQHARVRRFTGSQILDYILDENEAEDTEQHSDMDEQVSEAEDEVEYQPEYIDTSDESDEEATSAEPAAVPAETFKSKSGKICWSSEPPDLHGRAAAADVIKMTPGITKFTVTRVSDIKTCFELFMPLSLKKVIIAMTNLEGKKVHGNMWNDINEECLDAYIGVLLLAGVYRSYNEATDSLWDKSRGRYIFSATMSLHTFRMISRVFRFDNRDTRAKSDKLAPIRDVWEKWVQLLPLMFNPGPQVTVDERLIPFRGNCPFRQYMPSKPGKYGIKIWAACNAKTSYAWNLQIYTGKPESGIPEKKQGQCVVLDLTIGLRGHNITCDNFFTSYDLGQELLRRKLTMVGTIKKNKPELHTEILQVKDRAPLSSKFAFTDTTTVVSYCPKKNVILMSTFHKDAAVSSRSDKKPTIILDYNKNKGGVDNLDKLTATYTCQRMTRRWPMAVFYNILDVSAYNAFVLWTHIHPGWNTQKNNKAHIEQRKRVSRDPISAAMIRQMQSSSSTPSTPSTTQREVVPASSSSSSSLASTSTSTATTPVMPSDSKRKRCQVCPSNKDRKTHTLCFHCKKYICKEHAKSVSFCHTCI